A genomic stretch from Setaria italica strain Yugu1 chromosome VII, Setaria_italica_v2.0, whole genome shotgun sequence includes:
- the LOC101771020 gene encoding aldose 1-epimerase isoform X2, translating to MARAALLPVGLLLCLALACGADAVRKTVGVYELKNKKGDFSIKVTNWGATLMSVIVPDSKGNLADVVLGYDTLAEYVDASSAFGTVVGRVANRIANGSFVLDGKTIHLNKDGTTVLHGGLKGFNRVIWTVKEYVPRGDSPYITLYYHSFDGEQGFPGDLDVYVTYQLSCPYQLSARMNATALNKATPVNLANHAYWNVGGHGSGDVLGQVIQVFASRYTPVDRNMIPTGEVAPVSGTPYDLRAPTPLGTRIGLVSGAGMAGFDINYAVDGGGGFRKVARLWDPQSGRVLELWADQPGVQLYTSNWLGNVTGKGGEVYGQYGAVCLETQGFPDAVNHPNFPSQIVRPGQAYRHDMLFKFS from the exons ATGGCTAGAGCTGCCTTGCTCCCTGTTGGTTTGTTGTTGTGCCTTGCATTGGCCTGTGGAGCTGATGCAGTGAGGAAGACGGTTGGGGTCTACGAGCTCAAGAACAAGAAGGGGGATTTCTCCATCAAGGTCACCAACTGGGGAGCCACCCTCATGTCTGTGATTGTTCCTGATTCCAAAG GAAATCTGGCTGATGTTGTCCTTGGGTATGACACCCTTGCAGAATATGTG GATGCTTCTTCTGCCTTTGGAACTGTGGTTGGACGAGTAGCCAATAGAATCGCCAACGGCAGCTTCGTTCTCGATGGGAAAACCATCCATCTGAACAAAGATGGCACGACTGTACTTCACG GTGGCCTCAAGGGGTTCAACAGAGTCATCTGGACGGTGAAGGAGTATGTGCCCCGTGGTGACTCCCCATACATCACCCTCTACTACCATAGCTTCGACGGGGAGCAAG GATTCCCTGGCGACCTAGACGTGTACGTGACCTACCAGCTGTCCTGCCCGTACCAGCTGAGCGCCCGGATGAACGCCACGGCGCTGAACAAGGCGACGCCGGTGAACCTGGCGAACCACGCGTACTGGAACGTGGGCGGCCACGGCAGCGGCGACGTCCTGGGCCAGGTCATCCAGGTGTTCGCGTCGCGGTACACGCCCGTGGACCGGAACATGATCCCCACGGGCGAGGTCGCGCCTGTGTCCGGCACCCCCTACGACCTGCGCGCGCCGACGCCCCTGGGGACCCGCATCGGGCTCGTGTCCGGTGCCGGCATGGCCGGGTTCGACATCAACTACGCGGTGGACGGGGGCGGTGGGTTCCGGAAGGTGGCGCGCCTCTGGGACCCCCAGTCGGGGCGGGTGCTGGAGCTGTGGGCAGACCAGCCAGGGGTGCAGCTCTACACCAGCAACTGGCTCGGCAACGTGACGGGCAAGGGCGGGGAGGTGTACGGGCAGTACGGCGCGGTGTGCCTGGAGACGCAGGGGTTCCCTGACGCCGTGAACCACCCCAACTTCCCCTCGCAGATCGTCAGGCCCGGGCAGGCGTACCGGCACGACATGCTGTTCAAGTTCTCCTAG
- the LOC101771409 gene encoding aldose 1-epimerase, whose translation MARAPAPLLLLALLAALAAAAGANAAGRKMVGVYELRKGDFSVKVTNWGATLTSVVLPDCKGNLADVVLGYDTIADYVNGSNYFGALVGRVANRVANARFVLDGKVYHLVPNDGKNALHGGKRGFSKVIWTVKDYVGGGDSPYITLYYHSFDGEEGFPGDLDVYVTYRLLGRYELSLHMNATALDKATPVNLANHAYWNLAGQGRGDILGHTVQLFASRYTPVDGALIPTGAVVPVAGTPYDLRAPTPVGAHVRAIYGGKAGIYGYDTNYAVDGGAGAAALRKVAVVRDGGGSGRAMELWANQPGVQFYTGNFLKDVKGKGGKVYGQYGALCLETQGFPDAVNHPNFPSQIVRPGQVYRHDMVFKFSF comes from the exons ATGGCTAGAGCCCCggccccgctgctgctcctcgcgctgctggccgccctcgccgcggccgccggcgcaaaTGCGGCCGGGAGGAAGATGGTCGGCGTGTACGAGCTCCGGAAGGGCGATTTCTCCGTCAAGGTCACCAATTGGGGCGCCACGCTCACCTCCGTCGTCCTGCCGGACTGTAAAG GGAATCTGGCTGACGTTGTCCTCGGCTATGACACCATTGCTGATTACGTG AATGGCAGTAATTATTTTGGAGCGCTCGTCGGCCGCGTAGCCAACAGGGTAGCTAACGCGCGATTTGTGCTCGATGGAAAAGTCTATCATCTGGTCCCTAACGATGGCAAGAATGCCCTCCACG GTGGTAAGAGGGGGTTCAGCAAGGTTATTTGGACTGTGAAGGACTATGTCGGTGGCGGTGACTCCCCGTACATCACGTTGTACTACCACAGCTTCGACGGCGAAGAAG GGTTCCCCGGCGACCTGGACGTGTACGTGACGTACCGGCTGTTGGGCCGCTACGAGCTGAGCCTGCACATGAACGCGACGGCGCTGGACAAGGCGACGCCGGTGAACCTTGCGAACCACGCGTACTGGAACCTAGCCGGGCAGGGCCGCGGCGACATCCTCGGCCACACCGTGCAGCTGTTCGCGTCGCGGTACACGCCCGTGGACGGCGCCCTGATCCCGACGGGCGCGGTGGTGCCCGTGGCCGGCACGCCCTACGACCTCCGCGCGCCGACGCCCGTGGGCGCGCACGTCCGCGCGATCTACGGCGGCAAGGCCGGGATCTACGGGTACGACACCAACTACGCCGTGGACgggggcgccggggcggcggcgctgcggaaGGTGGCCGTGgtccgggacggcggcgggtcCGGGAGGGCGATGGAGCTGTGGGCGAACCAGCCCGGGGTGCAGTTCTACACGGGCAACTTCCTCAAGGACGTCAAGGGGAAGGGCGGGAAGGTGTACGGGCAGTACGGGGCGCTGTGCCTGGAGACGCAGGGGTTCCCCGACGCCGTGAACCACCCCAACTTCCCCTCGCAGATCGTCAGGCCCGGGCAGGTGTACAGGCACGACATGGTCTTCAAGTTCTCGTTCTAG
- the LOC101771807 gene encoding aldose 1-epimerase has product MARRELLLALLCGLIAASAQLATAGAGARKMVGVYELRKGDFSVKVTNFGARVMSIVFPDSKGNLADVVLGMDTIAEYVNDASYFGPITGRIAQRVARGRFVLDGKVYHMYKNDGNNTIHGGGRGFSKSIWTVKEYVGGGDSPYITFYYRSFDGEEGLPGNVDAYVTYRMSGPYTLGVHMNGTALDKATPVNFLLHAYWNLGGHGSGDVLGHTLRLHASRHAVLDEELLPSSGRIEPVAGTPLDFRTPVAIGARIRRVTSGKVIGYDTNYIIDGEGMRPVAHARDGASGRALELWANQPTMQLYTGNYLNHIKGKDGKVYEKHGGFCLETMGYVDAVNHPEFPSQTLRPGQVYKHDMVFKFSF; this is encoded by the exons ATGGCGAGGCGCGAGCTGCTCCTCGCGCTGCTGTGCGGCCtcatcgcggcctccgcgcAGCTGGCcactgccggcgccggcgcgaggaAGATGGTCGGCGTTTACGAGCTCAGGAAGGGGGATTTCTCCGTGAAGGTCACCAACTTCGGCGCCAGGGTCATGTCCATCGTCTTCCCCGACTCCAAAG GGAATTTGGCGGATGTCGTCCTCGGCATGGACACCATCGCTGAATACGTT AACGACGCCTCCTACTTCGGGCCGATAACGGGGCGCATCGCGCAGAGGGTTGCCCGGGGCCGgttcgtcctcgacggcaaagTCTACCACATGTACAAAAACGACGGCAACAACACAATTCACG GTGGTGGCAGAGGGTTCAGCAAGAGCATTTGGACGGTGAAGGAgtacgtcggcggcggcgactccccgTACATCACCTTCTACTACCGCAGCTTCGACGGCGAGGAAG GTCTTCCTGGGAACGTGGACGCGTACGTGACGTACCGCATGTCGGGCCCGTACACGCTGGGGGTGCACATGAACGGGACGGCGCTGGACAAGGCGACGCCCGTGAACTTCCTGCTGCACGCGTACTGGAACCTGGGCGGGCACGGCAGCGGCGACGTCCTGGGCCACACGCTCCGGCTCCACGCGTCGCGGCACGCCGTGCTGGACGAGGAGCTCCTCCCGTCGTCGGGCCGCATCGAGCCCGTCGCCGGAACGCCGTTGGACTTCCGGACGCCGGTGGCGATCGGGGCGCGCATCCGCCGGGTCACGAGCGGCAAAGTCATCGGGTACGATACCAACTACATCATCGACGGGGAAGGGATGCGGCCGGTGGCGCACGCCCGGGACGGCGCCTCCGGCAGGGCCCTGGAGCTGTGGGCGAACCAGCCGACCATGCAGCTCTACACGGGGAACTACCTCAACCACATCAAGGGGAAGGACGGTAAGGTGTACGAGAAGCACGGCGGGTTCTGCCTGGAGACGATGGGGTACGTGGACGCCGTGAACCACCCCGAGTTCCCGTCGCAGACCCTCAGGCCCGGTCAGGTGTACAAGCACGACATGGTCTTCAAGTTCTCGTTCTAG